CATGTTTGTATCTTAATTACACATTTTCCCTTCCGTGGGGAGCAAATAAATAACTTTATACAAACAGCTACAATTTATTACAAACCTTCAGTCTTTGGGATCTCCCCCACTCCTCTGCCCAAAAGAACTCCAATTTGGATTcagtatatattatgttatattgctATTTTTTCTGAAACAGGGCAGATCTAGAAAATAAATAGCTACAAAGTCAAGGGCAAGTGACACACTATTAACtagttttaaatattatttctttaaacCTACTTAGCTATCCAAGTACACCCGTTACAATccgaatatatactgtatatatattgacTGATTTTCTCTTCTCCGATACATTACTTTGAGAAAGCTCGTGTGCTATAGGGCTCTCACTTCTTATGCACATATCTACCATCAAGGGTGGTTAGGAGTTAGAGCTCACCAAATACTGAAACTACCCTACTGACATTTAATAGTCTATAATCTATTTGctggacatacagtataaagcacaCAGGACAAACGAGGAGGCCATCATCCCCTTGATGTGACTAGCACAGTATTTCACCTTACTTTAAAGAGGAGcaacataagtactactaaatATAATAGGCATATTATTGTGTGAAAGGCCTACAGCATACAGCTCAGATGTGTATTGCCGTCctgtactggggggggggggaatttcaAACAAGAAAGTGGTGGAAGACTTCCAGCGATGTAAGAGACAAAAAGGGATTGTCGATACACAGTGGATTGAGGAAAAAGTTCTAGAATACAAAGGTGTCATTTATAACTTCCAGCCTTGCTAGGAAGACATGGCTCAGTACTTAAATatattctgtcattatttttatgatgtagtttttatttctaaattgcattgtttactctgcaaataattcactctaccatataaaattttatttctgaaccagcaagtgtaaagttgtaatattggtgtgtatgtagccaactcaggtcattttgcctggtcatgtgcattcagaaagagccagcactttaggatggaactgctttctggcaggttgttgattctcctattcaatgtaactgaatgtgtcacagtgggacctggattttactattgagtgctgttcttcgatctaccaggcagttgttattttgtattagggagctgctatctgattaccttcccattgttctgttgttaggctgctggggggggggaatggagggtgatatcactcgaacttgcagtacagcagagtgactgaagtttatcagagcacaagtcacatgactgggggcagctgggaaattgacaatatgtctagccccatgtcagatttcaaaattaaatataagaaaaattatttgctcttttgagaaacagatttcagtgcagaattctgctggagcaacactattaactgatgaattctgaaacattttttcccatgactgtatacATTTAAGAACCTAAATGCTActtagggcaaaataaatttataggGTAACAGAGAGGGTTAATTAAATCATGCTTAAACCGGACTATTCTAGTTAGAtaaacatttatcttttttttaatatatcccTGAATTTTAGTTAACATTTCTATGGGAACACTTTCAAAAAGCAGCAAATGGTTCATGTATGATCCATGTTATCAATATATGCAGCTAGTAGTAGTTTTTCATCAGGGCCAAGGAGTTTTCCAAGCTTCTGGAAAATACAGACTTGTTCTTTCTGTTAATACTTTCATGCAGTGGAGGAACTGGATTTTACCATTTCGGTTCTACTGGCCAGGGGTGGGGTGTGTGCACATATAGTATTAGTAAGGCTACAGACCATTAAGTATAGTTGTCAAGGACACCAAACCACTGCATCAGTTCAAGGGTTGCCACAATCTTGCACACAGAGGTAATGGAGATTTTTATAGTCTCATGTATTTTTCAGCGAATATTAAGGAGTTAAAACTTTGTTCCTTGAAGGATTAGAAGGCTAATCCACCCAATAAACCAACTAACTGAAAGCAAATTCCAAAGTCATGACATTGCTTATACTCCAAAAACCCCTGATTTCTGCTAGAGatccataaaatatataataatgggcAAAAACAACCCTTAAACTAGACTGTCAAGTCTGTAGATCTTCACAAACATGCATTGACACAGGCATGGTCACCACTCCACACTGAGATTGTATGAAGTCAATTGAAAGTTTCCTctgcactaaaaaataaaaaaatacacacaaccaCAAAAAGACAAAAGTCTTTGGTCCTATTTCCCTCCATACATGCGTTCGATATCAGTTATATAGTGGTTCTTCAACTCTTTCCTCTTCAGTTTGAATGCATCTGTTACCAGGCCTGTTTCGGGGGTCCAGGGATCCGGACTCAGTCGTACTTTGATAGGAATTTCAAACCGCTCTAACTTCACTGGAAAACAGAGCAGAGGCAAGAGTTTTAGACTCTTTGTAAATTATCTGGTTTTATTGCAAATAAACAACCTTTTGTTATGAAGGAAAAATCCCCTAGATAAAAAGGGGTGTAAAGTAAAACTTTTGAACCTTCTTACACAAATTTGCTgtgctatatttataaatacagtattaatGGTAAATTTAGGAATTCTGGTGCCCAGGATTTTAGTAGGTCTCCAGCATTTCCATTGTATCATCATACAATTGGGACTATCATTCAGCTTAAAAAAGTCATTGGATGAGAATGCCACACTACCAATTTGTGAAACTGGATCTGACTGCCAATGGGCTGACTACAATAGGTATATAAATGCTGATCTCAACAAGCTCAGACCTCAAAATAATGAAAAGAGACCATTCTTGAAGGTGAATTCAGCTGTTTTTAACATACACCGATAGGAACAGAGCCCCTCATACCCTGAAACGGATCCTACCATCCACATTTACAGGGGAACTGATGTTTTATGGGACTGAGCAGACCTTTTGCAAGTATGTATATTACATTTGCAGAGATCGTGCAGTCCTTCACATCTTTCACTGTCCTTTAACAAGTcttgttaaaggagtggttcaccctGTAGAGCaaattaataaaaagctaaataacaaaaaacagagataataaaaaatgaaaaccaattacaaattgtctcagtatatcactctctacatcagtgatccccaacctgtagctcacaagcaacatgtttctcaccaaccacttggttgtttctcccagtggcctcaaagcagctaaaaatgcatgctttttcaattccaggcaatttttgctggcataaaaaaagtgtacagccaaacagagtctcctgtaggctgccattccacataagggacaccaaatggccaatcacagctctttttAGGCATCTAGTTTATGTAGGCAATTGGCTCCAATGTGTATAGTTTATCTTTGAGAGAAGAGATAGAAAAGGTAAAGGGGctgataaataaatatgaatatttggACTGTATtggttgtgttaaaaaaaagttatagtaaaataaaagattttttcatgttttttattatctgcatggtttttaaaaatatgttttcagtaTTTGGCAGCATGTTGAAACCTCAAGAAAATGCAGACTTGGAGGAAATATTGTAAacactagatggcagcagatgGAGCAGATACCCCGTCTGAAAACACTGAGCAGGTTAATACACACATAAAATTCATTACGTTTGCTTAGATTTTACTATGCTGCTGGTTATGTCATGTCAAAATGTAGGTGCAACAAAATACACAGTagctattttgaaaaatacagTTGCCATGCCGATGAGCTACATTATGCATGAAAGGGTTCATAGAACCCAAGAAATGGGAGAAAGGAAAATTAGAATCTGTTATCAATTGATGGCAACTTTACCTGTGCTATGACAGATACAACATGCTGCTGATGAAGGACGGCCCAACGTGTATGGGGTCAGATACAGCCTTTTCAAGAGCTTAAGAGATACATGTAGATCCTGTTCCATAAAGTATGATTTTGCAttctttaattttaataaatgaaagtatacatcaaaaaaaatgtatgacacCATCATGTCTTCTtaactataaataaagaatagaaGAGAGGAATGAGATAAACAGAATGTGACTTACATGAGTTGGCAACCTCCTTAATCTCCTTTAATACTTCAGTCTCCATTACAGGATTGTTACAGATTTCCTCCCAAGTTCCATCGATGCCTTTCTGTTCGGCTAAACTCGTCAGCTTCTTTTGATTAGGAACCACAAAGCTGATCACGTAGGAATGAAAACTGGAATCACACACAAGTTTAGCGTTACATTATTATACACTGCGTGCGCCCATAGAGAAGTGGctgcaagaaaaataaattgatttcCTACTGGGAATATGGTTCTCTTTCATTGACATTAAGAGATCAGGTGAAGCCATAATAAAGTATGTGTTTTTTCCACTTAGCAAAACTAGAAGCATCTTGTCATCCAAGTGTGCCTGTAAAGGGGCATTAATGACTTgatttctgtcatgatttttatggtgacgtttttatttctaaattacacggtttacactacaaataatttactctacaataaaaaaaaatttaattcctgaaccagcaagtgtattttttttatttgtaatattggtgtgtaggcagccatctcaggtgattttgcctggtcatgtgctttcaggaaaaacaagaactttaggatggaactgctttctggcaggctgtagtttctcctactccatgtagctgaatgtgtcacagtgggacctggtttcttctattgagtgctgctcaATGCaattgaatgtgtcgcagtgggacctagatggatggagctgctatctggttaccttcccatatttctgttgttaggctgctgggggggggtaatatcactccaactgcagtacagcagtaaagagtgactgaagtttatcagagcacaagtcacatgactggggacagctgggaaactgacaatatgtctagcccaatgtcagatttcaaaattaaatataaacaaaatgtatttgctctTTTTTAGAAAcagatctcagtgcagaattctgctagagcagcactattaactgatgtgttttggggaaaaaacatgttttcccatgacagtatccctttaaaggagaaggaaaggctaaaactaaataagctttatcagaaaggtctatataaatacaccagtaacccctcaaagtaatgctgctctgagtcctctgtcaaaagaaatactgcatttctttccttctattgtgtatacatgggcttctgtatcatacTTCCTgtcttcagtttaaacctccagggcagggcttgaacatgctcagtttgctcgtctccccctccctcctcccctccctgctgtaatctgagttccgagctatgagtgagcagggagagactcaggcaggaagtgatgtcacaacaatataatatggcagctgctatcctaaacaaactgtgagagcttctagagctgattacacaggtatggtaaagcattctacagaataaatatagtgttatagcttgcactattgtggctaatctattggcaataaactgctccggtagctttccttctcctttaaggaaagtaaCTCCCCTTGCCTAGAACCCATGGCAAAGAAATTGCAGCTAAAGCTGTACCTGTTGGCATAAGCACAAATGTTGTCAACAAGTGGAGAGTTCTTCAACGCTGCTTCCACTTTTCCCAGAGACACGTACTCCCCAGCTTGTAATTTCACAAGATCCTTTTTGCGATCTGTACAGAATAAAAGACAAGATTGTGGACTATCATGAAATTCCTAGTTAGGTAGAAGGatggaggggaaaaaaaggcaTAGAAGAAATGGCAGTTTTTGACCTACCAATTATTTGTAAGCAGCCATCTGGGTGAAATTCTCCAATGTCGCCCGTACAAAACCACCGTTGTCCGTTTTCATCAACATAGAAATCTTCCATGGTCttgtcttcatttttaaaatacccCACTGAAACATTTTGCCCTCCAATAATTATCTCTCCCCTTGGATGTGGCTTATCCAGATTTGTATAACCACCTGAAAGTAAACAAATAAGTTGCCCAAGAGCCTTTGGTTGCAACACTTCCAAATacactttttcaaatttacaattgTAGATTTACCCCATGTATCTATATGCAATGTATctgttaattcaaagatgaacacagaattttttttttgttttttgctgtgGTCAGTGTCGCTCCTGTGGATTCAAACTCCTGTGAGGAAAACTCAACAAACACTTTTACTTGTGCTTGCTGTATTGTACGTTTTATGTGTTCAGCTATACAGCAACAAAACAGTCTGTGGGTACAGAGGCTAAAACTGAAATATACCCATGTGTTATACAGTTTATGGCCATGAAAGCCACCCTTTCTTAATGAATAAAATCAAACAGTACTTGGGCAAGAGTTATCTCATGACTTCTAAAGCTTGCATGCAAATGTGTAGCATTAATAAGCACCTAGGTGGTTAGCATAAagtttattagaataaaaaaatgatcCGGAACAAAAACAGTACTTGAAATGTTagctattttaaacattttctatttaggGCATATTGTGCAAAGCAGATATCTGCTGAAAGGTACAGCAGAATACTACATACACACAACACAATACACTGCGTACCTTCTTGCCAGTCCCGTAGTTTAATTTCACAGCAGGTCAGCGGAGCCCCCACTCTGCCAGTGCTATAGTCACAAactggaagagaaaaaaaaaatacttctaatgaATGTTACAGTCACATATGTGGCAATTATGtaattttattaggacatatgaaACTTATTCCATTAGGGGTATTCAATATTGTTCATAAAAGGGGTAGGGAAGgatgaaacaaaaaaatatgctGGCTGTGCAAACAGAATATGGGGTATTACATTGCACTGCCTTAATGTCAGCTTATGTAAGGGAGGAAGCATATTACTATTGCTTTATGCAGCCTGGAAGTACATTTACAATGTGATAAACAAAAGAAGCTTATAGGCAGATTTAAGATACACCAAGCTAACTATGCCTCAAGTACCTAAAGAAGCATTCAGTTAACCTAAAGGACTGGTAGATTTTTGGACCCTTATAGAGTAGAAGGAGTTAAAACAAGCGCTGCTTCTTCCACTTGATGGAAACTgaacaaacattaaataataatgtcATACATATATCTTAACCTTGGGGCTATCATTAGCCAAGACTAAGCCATGCACTTAAGCAGCATTTACCTTCTGTAATAGTGCCAGCCCCACATGTTTCTGTTAATCCATAACCCTGGCCAACAGGGCAGCAGAAACAAATATTCATAAAACGCTGTGTTTGTGGGGATAGTGGGGCTCCCCCACACAGCATCATCCGTACGTTCCCACCGAGTAAAGCTTTGACTTTTTTAAAGAGCAACCTGAAAAGAGAAGGgaatttttttatacaatgtaccttaattcaaaatatttttgctcaGCTATGTCTCTACAATAATATATCAAAAAGCAAAATACAGAGAATCCAGTATGTACTCACATGTTACAGAGTGGAGCATCATATCCTTTCTTTATCTGCTCCAGTTTGTAATCATACCCGAGTTTAAACAAAGTGCGTTGTATTACATTCATTTCCTGTACTTTACTcatgacatttttataaatccGATCCATAATTTCCTacaaaaaaaagggacaaaataaAGCTAGATAAAATATATTGCTTCTGCAAAAAGTAGACTtttgtatgtttataaaaaaagatgtatacacctttctactgtacagtgctgtagaatatctttataaatgtgttgataataataattccattATTAACAATGCAAACTGTTGGCCCAGACTCAATGGGACTACAGTGTTTTATATGCTGCTTTGCAATAGGATGCTACTCGGATTAGCAAAGGCTAGTGACAAAAGGGAGAAGGGGCATACAGATTGGAAACATAACTTTATATAACTTTGCATAGAGATCTATGTGGAGCATTCTTCACAATGGCATTGTAGAGTGACAATGCTAGAACACTTCTGAGTCTAGTTCCACCTCTCACCTCCACACTGTGACATACTCATAGGGGAATTCTGAAACCCACAGTTTGCAAACTGAAAAAAGCAACCGATATGCCATGCACACTGGAGCAAAGTTATGTTTGATCTGGGTATTGCTGAATTTTTGGGTTCGTTAATATacgtttaaatgaaaaaaaaaaaaaacattacatataaTAGGTTGGCACTTACAGGCACTGCAGCCATCAGTGTTGGCCTCAGGACAGTACAGTCACCTTTACTTCCCTTCTTAATTTTGctagactgaaaaaaaaaaataatatatatatatatatataaggttagTATAATGACAGACAAgatttattctttaaagggatactatcatggggaaaaattttttttcaaaatgaatccgttaatagtgctgctccagcagaattctgcactgaaatccatttctcaaaagagcaaacagatttttttatattcaattttgaaatctgacatggggctagacattttgtcaatttcccagctgcccatggtcatgtgacttgtgcctacactttaggagagaattgctttctggcaggctgctgtttttccttctcaatgtaactgaatgtgtctcagtgggacatgggtttttactattgagtgttgttcttagatctaccaggcagctgttatcttgtgttagggagctgttatctggttaccttcccattgttcttttgtttggctgctgggaggggaaagggagggggtgatatcactccaacttgcagtacagcagtaaagaatgactgaagtttatcagagcacaagtcacatgacttggggcagctgggaaattgacaaaatgtctagccccatgtcagatttcaaaattgaatataaaaaaatctgtatgctcttttgagaaatggatttcagtgcagaattctgctggagcagcactattaactgattcattttgaaaaaaaaattttttcccatgacagtatccctttattttaagcaaacaagATCAACAATAATTTAAttttcttaatataaaaaaataaactataatatttatatacatttcccTCATTAGCCTCAGAGTTTTATAAGACTTGCAGCAACCAAGAAAGTCATCATACACGCACTTACAATAAAGGGACATCTCTGTGTCAGAAAACCCAACCTTTAGCACAGTTTCcatttcaaaatgttatttaacACTAATGAGAAGATGCTATTTCTGTCAAGTTTCTATAAGAAAAGATAACTGGTTGGAGGGCAGATGAAATGGGTTTCCAAGATGAAAAGCTCCAGTTCTGCCATGGTTCCTATTTAATGGCATGGTAGGTGGTAGGAACAAGGGCAGTTTTAAGAGCTTCTCCTCTGGCTGAAATGCACAGCTGATGAAAACACCTTATGACATATAAGGAGCCTTAAAAGATTTTCTGTGTTGCAATTTTTTACCAATTCCAAATCAACATCCTGTTTTCATGTTGACCAAAAGAAGTATTTTGCTCTTCCATGTAAAGTTTACAATACTAAATGCGTGTCTGAACACAGCTGTAAGCAAGTGTTTATCTAGCAAATCTGGAAACTATTTCCTTAGACTGACTTCCTCACTATCCTGCTCAAAGAAATCAGAACATTTCAACGCTCATTATCCAAGATGCACATTTCATTTAGCACAGATCAAAGGAGTATATTACTAGACGGAAATAACATTTCTATGCAGCATATGTTGACACAATATAAATAGGATAATAACCATAATGCCCTAAAGATTGGTATGCTCTAGCCAATGCATGTAAATGGTAGGAATTGCCTTATAAGCATTGAGCTATCACTATCTGTCCCTATTCCTCTCATGTTACTTGCAGGAAATCACCAGACACACACTATCCTGTACATGTATTAGTTTCTACTACATTAAGACAACTCTTCCCACGGAGAGAAAACTTTCCTCTCAGCATCCACTGTTGCTATTATTTCTCAGCTTTGTTATTTTTCACAGTGGAAAGCACAATATTAATGTTTAACAGATTACTGACAACAGCTACGTCCAACTCATACATCAGCCTGCTGATTTCATGAGTAGGAGAGAAGCAAATATGTGCTCCTTACGAACACATTTAAGTCCTTCCCAAAAGCAAGTATTTAGCAACTAAGCACCACCCAAGCTGCACAGAAATCCCCCTCCTGTTGTTGTTTAAAGGAGTCATTTGGAGCGCAGCCTAGTGCCATTCTACAATATTTATAGCCTtccttttcctggaaaaaaataattaactcATATTTAAAGTATATGCCATTGTGATAAAATATTTTAGTAGATCACTTTTTCGGGTATAAATTAtcgctttttattcagaacaTATAGTTCTGCTTGATTAATTTTTCAACAGGCCTTCATTTTTCTCATAGTTTaaaattctttgccttcttctgatatttttaagctttgaaattggagtcactgacccttGACATGCTCTTTTGGGCTACAATATGATTTGTTAAAgctactcatctttttattcagtccctctcctattgatattccagtctgtcattcaattCAAGGTCTGGCTGGGGCAATCTGGACACTAGCAACAAAATAGCTATTGATATGTTGATCTGGAAACTgctgaaaataaagtaaataactcgaaaactacAAATAATGCAAACTATTTCAGAAGATCACTTTTtacattatgctaaaagttattttaaagatggTCAGCCTCTTTAATATACTTCTGGGTTGGTTTGAAGTATGAGCCATGAGCACTAAATCCACAAGAGATATGCAAAGCTAGAAGCTGTAGTGCAATACAGTTGGAAAGCTAGGGACTGTCTAGAACAGataatggattttattgttggaAGCACTAGTTAAGGGTAAGGCAGTTATTGCTGTGTAGTTCCGGAAGCCTATCTCACAACAAAAACACTTGCTATTGTTGGGCTCAGCCTTCCCATTGCAGGAACAATGACTCCGTTGAAATCAGAGTCGGGTGAATAAGCGTGCAGTTCATGAGCATTGAAATAACCTTCTCCCACCGAGTGCACTCACATAAGAGAATAATGGAACAAACATCAAACACAAAGAGAAGCATTAGCAGTATATCCTATCCTGTGTCACGGGCAGTTGTAATGAATATCGTATGCACTAGCAAACGGATTGTGTAAAATTTGCATGATTATCTGTTCAGCAAAGGATCATGTTTTCTTCcatttaaaacaaacagaaaagcTCCTGACCCATGTGTCATACACAGCTCATCATCGTTTAGCACGACTGGAACATGCTAAAGCGAATAAGATACTTGAGTAAAAACTACACacagggcctatttattaagcctcaaatttttctggttgagttttaaaagggcaaaaaaatccagatttttagaggaaataaaaaccttgaatttttacaaaaatactccagctaaaactgtTCAAATCATGTAGTCAAAGGCAGAtggttccttaaaggggttgttcaccttccaaacacttttttcaaatcagttgtttttagattgttccccagaaataaagacttttttcaattacttttcattatttatttgttactgtttttccaaaaactaagtttaaagttgaatgttcgtgtctggtgtttcagtctggcagttcagtaattcaggtgcagactgaacggttacaattttgcaacatttagttgatccatttctcagcagcatttctggagtattagcaactattgtatcaattctaacagctgcctgtgaaacccagagattctgctcagcagggacaaagataaaaaaatgtatccatttagaacagtttacagggtcagcgaccctcctCCCAGAGGTGCTTCAGAAGATGAATCatgacactttaaacttcaatattaaaaaaacagtgacacatggaaaatagaaagtcattggaaaaagtcgttatttcaggtgatctatctgaaaacaactagttgtttgaaggtgaaccaccccttttacaattggaacacGTGTTTTACCATCAGGATTCTCAACGTTTTGGGAGGTTTGCGCTGGTTTGATCatttgataatccaataaattagagttttcagaGCGACAATTCGAAAAATTTGCATGATTCAAATTGACACTCAATTTTGGCACGGCTTTTTGTCGAACCGATTTTATAGAGAATAATttttggtaaattaagggcattcaagtttggttgattttttggattaaataaagtgagaaaaagtcaagttttagtcaTTAACCCTACAGTGTTATAAAGATGCCACAAGTCACAGAATGAAATCCTTCTGGCCCAAATTTTATAACCATATGTACATGAAGAACACTTGGCAGATGATCAGACCAATTAGATTTGTgcatataataacaataaatttgcaatAGCCCAAAAGTTTCAAAAATTCAAACTTGTGActctgacattcaaagcagttcataactATGCACCTTACTAAATCTCTAAACTAATTTCTAGATATTCaaccaaccacttactacgctcctctactcaTCTGCTCCTCAACTCCTCTCTCATTAACTCCTCATATGCTCACATTCAAGCCTttacaagggctgcacccctcctctggaattctctcccacagtctgtccaacTTTGTCCcaatctttctgctttcaaaagatctctcaaaacacacttatttaaagaagcctaccctcattctttTTAGCTTCCAAATGCAATAACATACGATTCACCCTTACCTTGACCATGCCCACATCTTGTGTCTCAATCCCTTAcccttttaaattgtaagctcttatggacagggccttcttcaccttttgaATCGATTACTGGTCGCTGTGTATGCAAtgctgtatgttctatgtatgtaattctgtatattccttatataaaaacatttattttacagtgctgtgaaatatgttgggcctctaaaaatatatgttaaaaataataattcagccATCTAGAGTCTGTCAGATGCCATCTGTGGTTGCATCACAACATCTAGAAATGGTAAATGATCACATCCTAGTCAAGAACAATGTAAAACATTGGGTACTATATTAGTCTCTTACCTGATCTGACAGTGTTAAAGGAGATGAATACCCAATTCTACAACCATAGGTAACACAGGATATCTCTGCAGTCATCTCCAGAACATGTGCTAAA
This Xenopus laevis strain J_2021 chromosome 8S, Xenopus_laevis_v10.1, whole genome shotgun sequence DNA region includes the following protein-coding sequences:
- the acsl4.S gene encoding acyl-CoA synthetase long-chain family member 4 S homeolog (The RefSeq protein has 3 substitutions compared to this genomic sequence), which codes for MANRVKAKPVSDKPGSPYRTVSHFETLATIHIPGADTLDKLFEHGVATFGKKDCLSTREILSEENEKQPNGKVFKKLILGEYKWLSYEEVSLRVHHLGSGLSALGLKPKSTIAIFCETRAEWMITAQACFKYNFPLVTLYATLGEEAVAYGLNESGASYLLTSAELLETKLKNVLSQVTGLKHIIYVGKRNINKADYPASLEIHNIEAVEELGAKPENLSKPPCRPLPSDLAVVMYTSGSTGRPKGVMMIHSNLIAGMAGQCERIPGLGPQDTYIGYLPLAHVLEMTAEISCVTYGCRIGYSSPLTLSDQSSKIKKGSKGDCTVLRPTLMAAVPEIMDRIYKNVMSKVQEMNVIQRTLFKLGYDYKLEQIKKGYDAPLCNMLLFKKVKALLGGNVRMMLCGGAPLSPQTQRFMNICFCCPVGQGYGLTETCGAGTITEVCDYSTGRVGAPLTCCEIKLRDWQEGGYTNMDKPHPRGEIIIGGQNVSVGYFKNEDKTMEDFYVDENGQRWFCTGDIGEFHPDGCLQIIDRKKDLVKLQAGEYVSLGKVEAALKNSPLVDNICAYANSFHSYVISFVVPNQKKLTSLAEQKGIDGTWEEICNSPVMETEVLKEIKEVANSLKLERFEIPIKVRLSPDPWTPETGLVTDAFKLKRKELKNHYITDIERMYGGK